A region of Streptomyces sp. NBC_00654 DNA encodes the following proteins:
- a CDS encoding DUF397 domain-containing protein: MIRKPSTRDVSALEWFTSSYSDSSNPSDCVQVATTPDTVHIRDSKDVQGPLLALTPAAWVRFVPYAAGYASGR; the protein is encoded by the coding sequence ATGATCCGCAAGCCCTCGACCCGGGACGTTTCTGCGCTGGAGTGGTTCACGAGCAGCTACAGCGACAGCAGTAATCCCAGTGACTGCGTCCAGGTCGCGACCACCCCGGACACCGTCCACATCCGCGACTCCAAGGACGTCCAGGGTCCGCTTCTCGCCCTTACCCCCGCCGCATGGGTGCGCTTCGTCCCGTACGCCGCCGGGTACGCCTCCGGGCGCTGA
- a CDS encoding DUF397 domain-containing protein, which produces MIRKPTAGDASALKWFKSSYSSSGDGNDCVEVATASGTVHVRDSKDVRGPRLAVAPAAWAGFVSYAAGH; this is translated from the coding sequence ATGATCCGCAAGCCGACCGCCGGGGACGCTTCCGCGCTGAAGTGGTTCAAGAGCAGCTACAGCAGCAGTGGCGACGGCAACGACTGCGTCGAGGTTGCCACCGCCTCTGGCACCGTGCACGTCCGTGATTCCAAGGACGTCCGGGGCCCGCGCCTCGCCGTCGCTCCCGCCGCGTGGGCTGGTTTCGTCTCGTACGCCGCCGGGCACTGA
- a CDS encoding DUF397 domain-containing protein, whose translation MIRKPTAGDASALKWFKSGYSDSSNGSECVEVAATPGAVHVRDSKDVRGPCLAVTPAAWAGFVSYAAGH comes from the coding sequence ATGATCCGCAAGCCGACCGCCGGGGACGCTTCCGCGCTGAAGTGGTTCAAGAGCGGCTACAGCGATAGCAGCAACGGCAGCGAGTGCGTCGAGGTTGCCGCTACCCCCGGCGCCGTGCACGTCCGTGATTCCAAGGACGTCCGGGGCCCGTGTCTCGCTGTTACCCCTGCCGCGTGGGCTGGCTTCGTTTCGTACGCCGCTGGGCACTGA
- a CDS encoding DUF397 domain-containing protein, with protein sequence MIRKPSAWDGSELRWFKSSYSDSSDGSECVEVAATPGAVHVRDSKDVRGPRLAVTPAAWAGFVSYAAGH encoded by the coding sequence ATGATCCGCAAGCCCTCTGCCTGGGACGGTTCCGAGCTGCGGTGGTTCAAGAGCAGCTACAGCGATAGCAGCGACGGCAGCGAGTGCGTCGAGGTTGCCGCTACCCCCGGCGCCGTGCACGTCCGTGATTCCAAGGACGTCCGGGGTCCGCGCCTCGCCGTTACTCCCGCCGCGTGGGCTGGCTTCGTTTCGTACGCCGCTGGGCACTGA
- a CDS encoding helix-turn-helix transcriptional regulator — protein sequence MSVVGDGTGHGDGTERGDGAGYGDGTEHGGGSADEPGWDVDPDDESGVAVVAAVGRQIKAWREAAGMRACELGAQMGYGEDLVYKVEGGRRIPRPEFLDRADAVLGAGGKLAAMKPDVAEVRYPKKIRELAKLEARAVELLAYSNSSVHGLLQTTEYARALFAMRQPAYSQDEIERAVAARMARQIIFERSPAPTLGFVLEELVLRRPLGGKVVLRRQLEHLLVIGKLRNVTVQVMPIGREEHAGIGGLIQLLKFKDGTAVGRSDGAFGGRPVSDPKQIRILELRSGMIRAQALTPRESMAFVEQVLGET from the coding sequence ATGAGCGTGGTTGGCGACGGTACGGGGCACGGGGACGGCACGGAGCGCGGGGACGGCGCGGGGTACGGGGACGGTACGGAGCACGGGGGCGGCAGCGCGGACGAGCCCGGCTGGGACGTCGATCCCGACGACGAGTCCGGGGTGGCGGTGGTCGCCGCCGTGGGCCGCCAGATCAAGGCGTGGCGCGAGGCGGCGGGGATGCGGGCGTGCGAGCTCGGGGCGCAGATGGGGTACGGGGAGGACCTCGTCTACAAGGTGGAGGGCGGCCGGCGCATCCCCCGCCCGGAGTTCCTGGACCGGGCGGACGCGGTGCTGGGGGCGGGCGGCAAGCTCGCGGCGATGAAGCCGGATGTCGCGGAGGTGCGGTACCCGAAGAAGATCCGCGAACTGGCGAAGCTGGAAGCTCGGGCGGTGGAGTTGCTGGCCTACAGCAACAGCAGCGTCCACGGTCTGCTGCAGACGACCGAGTACGCGCGTGCATTGTTCGCGATGCGCCAACCCGCCTACTCGCAGGACGAGATCGAACGGGCCGTGGCTGCGCGTATGGCCCGCCAGATCATCTTCGAGCGGTCACCCGCTCCGACGCTCGGATTCGTCCTGGAAGAGCTGGTGCTCCGGCGTCCGCTCGGAGGTAAAGTTGTGCTGCGCCGTCAGCTGGAACACCTCTTGGTGATTGGCAAATTGCGGAACGTAACCGTTCAGGTAATGCCGATAGGCCGCGAAGAGCACGCGGGGATCGGCGGGCTAATCCAGTTGCTGAAGTTCAAGGACGGTACGGCGGTGGGGCGCTCCGATGGAGCGTTCGGTGGGCGCCCCGTCTCGGATCCGAAGCAGATCCGGATCCTCGAATTGCGGTCTGGCATGATCCGGGCCCAGGCTCTCACCCCTCGGGAGTCGATGGCCTTCGTCGAGCAAGTGCTGGGAGAGACATGA
- a CDS encoding ATP-binding protein, which yields MNQGMVRTQRPAASRTFTVLLSPTRRAARLARLLTVARLGAWGLPSESAAHIVAELAANASVHGRVRGRDFRLHLAVHGEALLRIEVADTRGDSVPPGPGAVKAPEDDAESGRGLLIVEALADHWGVAPGPVPLKTVWAELDLAR from the coding sequence ATGAACCAAGGAATGGTCCGCACCCAACGCCCCGCCGCGAGCCGGACGTTCACCGTGCTGCTCTCGCCCACCCGGCGGGCGGCCAGGCTCGCCCGGCTGCTCACCGTGGCCCGTCTCGGCGCCTGGGGGCTCCCTTCGGAGTCGGCGGCGCACATCGTCGCCGAGCTGGCGGCGAACGCCTCGGTGCACGGCCGGGTACGGGGCCGGGACTTCCGGCTGCACCTCGCGGTCCATGGCGAGGCCCTGCTGCGGATCGAGGTGGCCGACACCCGGGGCGACAGCGTTCCGCCCGGTCCGGGGGCCGTCAAGGCGCCCGAGGACGACGCGGAGAGCGGGCGGGGCCTGCTCATCGTCGAGGCCCTGGCCGACCACTGGGGCGTCGCCCCCGGACCCGTACCGCTCAAGACGGTGTGGGCGGAACTCGACCTCGCGCGCTGA